TCTTGTTGGGCAGTGGGGAAGGACTTGGGGGCGACCGCGATTGGCAGGGGCAGAAGCCGGGGatggatcgggaatggggaccccCGTGTGTTCCCCCCGTGTCACCCCGCTCTGGGGGGGCCTTGGGAGGCAGCTGAACCCCACCCCGGCACCCAGCGAAGCCCAAAAggcgccgggaccccccggAGAGGAAGGAGCGGGAGAAGGGcggagagaagaggagaagcaggCGGGATTAGGAAGGcggaggagcgggaggagccGGGCTGGAGGCGGAGGcgggggaggaggagcgggaggaagaggagcgagagaggaagaggaggagcaggaagaggaaaagcagcaggggaagctTGGGGTCGGCGGCCGCTGTGTCCGCCGCGGCGCCGGGAGCATCCCGCAGGtgagcggggagggggagctcggcCCAAATCCCTCGGGGGTTGCCCCAAAGCTTGGGGTCGCCGTCGTTTTCAGGCTCGGGCAGGAAGGGGCGGGTGAGCAGCAGGGCCTCGGGGTAGGGCACGTCCGGGGCGGCTCTGGGGGTGCGCCCCCGCTCTCGGGGGGcttctggctcagcagcagcagcagcagcgtcgTGAGGGTGCGGCCGGAGCCCTCGGAGGTGAGCTGGGCGGGCGCCCGGGTCGGGGGGTTTAGGGGAGGGTGTTTGGGGGAGGCTCGGGAGGTTGTGGGGGTGTTTCTGTGGGGattgaggggttttgggggtgatTTTTAGGTGTAACTGGGTTCCTTTTGGTGGTGACTTAAAGGGGGTGTGGGGGTTAGTGGCGATTTTAGTGGTTGGAGGAGGGCTtatgggggtttggggtggtttttggtgTCTGACAATGTGGCAGTGCCCATAGATTGGAATTGATCCCTTTCTGGCcggtctttttttttgtgtggatCAGTACTTGGCAGGCCTGTTTGCCTTGTTTGGATCAATTTCTGGCATCCCTTTTGGAGTTATTATTTGGCATCCGCATTGCCTTTAATAGCTCTCTTTCTGGCAGCCCCCATTTGAATCACTTTGGCAGCCTCCTGAAGTCACTATTTTGCAGCCCCCGTTGACTATGATAGATCCCTTTCTGGCAGCCCCCCCAGACTCTTTATTTGGCACCTCATTGCTTGTAACGGGTccttttttggggttggggtacctgaaggagcagccccagtgtGCTGGGGTGTTTGCGGTTGTTTGGGGATGTTTGTGGTACGTGCAGGACCAGCCCCAGCGCGCTGTGGTGTCTCGGGGTGCAGAgcacctttttcccctcacgtttcccgcccttttttcccctcacgtttcccgctctttttcccctcacgtttcccgccctttcccctcacgtttcccgctctttttcccctcacgtttcccgcccttttttcccctcacgtttcccgcccttttttcccctcacgtttcccgctcttttttcccctcacgtttcccgcccttttttcccttcacgTTTCCCgcccattttcccctcacatttcccgccttttctccccctcacgtttcccacccttttttccctcagaagctcaccccaaatccctcgaGGGGTCCCTAAGCAGCGTTTTCCTTTGGGGGATGTTTGGAGCTTGCAGCTTCCAGAATGGAGCCCCAAATCTCTTTGTGGGTCCCTGGCAGGGTTTCATTTTGGCACGGGGACGATGTTTGGAACCTTTGGGACTCCAAAGCTGAGCCGCAAATGGCGCtttgggggatattttgggggcTCCGTGCCGGTGCCGGGGTGGGAGGGGGACATCGGTCTTGAGGTCCCCCAGGAGAGCGGTGGAGGGGAACGCCGGGAGCCCCGGGAtggggtgaggggagaggggcgATCCCGGAGCTGGGGGACCCCCGGCAGCCCGGAGAGGGGGAGAGCCTGGATAAGGGAGGACCCCTGGGATTGCTGGAAGCCCAGAGCAGAGAACCCGGGGAGAAGGGACccctgggagccccaaaacccccggATCATCCCTGAGCGGGACCGCGGAGAGGGGGAAGCCCAGGAGCCGTGGGACCCCGATGAGGCCAGGGAAAGGAGAGTCCCAGGACCGCAAAGTGGAGAGATCAGAGAGGGGCAACTGGTGGGAGGGTTTTTGGGCTGAATCGtgatggtttggggttttcatgGACACAAAAGCCCCGGAGACTCCCGGAGATGGACCTGGTCAGGAGGAACCCGCAGCCCAAGGCACTCAGCCCTTGtttttcccccagcccaggatttgtcattcccaaggcatggccagatggaggaggaggaaaagccccagAGATCCCCCccgaggaggggctgcaaacgcagcccagagagatccaaggaggaaagagccCCCCTGGGCCAGGAAGGCGTCCGGAGatccaggcagagctcagaggtgggggagaaggctcagggtggggagcagccccacaagtgcttggagtgtgggaagggcttcaggtGGATCTGCAAGCTGAGGaaacaccagaggatccacaccgAAGACTGGCCCCACAAGTGCttggagtgtgggaagaggttcGGAAATAACTCCCAGCTGAGCCAGCATCAGAGGATgcacactggggaaaagccctacaagtgtggggagtgtgggaagagcttcagctccagctccaaccTGGTCAtccaccagaggatccacaccggagagaggccctacgagtgtggggaatgtgggaagagcttcagctaCAGCTCCTCCCTGGTCAgccaccagaggatccacactggagagaggccctacgagtgtggggaatgtgggaagagcttcagctacagctccagcctgactgaacaccagaggatccacaccggagagaggccctacgagtgtggggagtgtgggaagagcttccgctacagctccagcctgactgaacaccagaggatccacactggagagaggccctacgagtgtggggaatgtgggaagagcttcagagacagctccagcctgacTGAACACCAGAGCATCCACACGGgagagaggccctacgagtgtggggagtgtgggaagagcttcgGAATCAGCTCCAAGCTGCTCAggcaccagaggatccacagTGGGGAAAagccctatgagtgtggggagtgtgggatgTCCTTCGGCCAGAGCACCCGCCTGAGGAtacaccagaggatccacactggggaacggccctacaagtgtggggaatgtgggaagagcttcaggaccagcgctcacctgagggaacatcagaggatccacactggggaaaagccctacAAGTGCAgcgagtgtgggaagagcttcagacTGAGTTCTAACTGGGTCAcccaccagaggatccacactggggaaaagccctacaagtgcttggaatgtgggatgGGCTTCAGAGACAGCTCCAAGCTGCTGGGACACCAGAGCACTCACACTGGGGAATGGCCCCACAActgctgggaatgtgggaaagGCTTCAGCTACAAATGCCAGCTGATTAAACACCGGAGGATCCACACCGGGTAACGGCGCTAcaagtgtggggagtgtgggaagggcttcagccGGAGCTCCGACCTGAGGGcacaccagaggatccacactggggagaggccctacgagtgtggggagtgtgggaagaggtttcagagcagctccctcctcctcaaaCATGGGCGCGTTCACACGgatgagaggcccttccgctgccccgacTGCAGGATGGGCttcaagcacagctccagcctcagcagGCACCGGCACctccacaccggggagaggccctacgagtgtcccgaTTGCGGGAAGAGCTTCTCACAGATCTCTCATTTGGCCCGACACCACCAGAGCCATCGGAAAGGGCAGCCCCGCGAGTGCCCCGAGTGCGGGAAGAGCTTCgtgcgctgctccagctccatcccccgtGGGAGGGTCGGCGCTGGatgatccccagtgacccccgttgggcagagccctggtgacccccGTTCCGGGTGATCCGcgctgggtggggggaaggtgttggagagatttctttgccttctccttgttCTGCTGGGATTTAATTGGGAATAAATTCCCTCcgtgtgcccaggctgggtctGGTGTGCCCGTGCCAGATTAAAGGGTTCAAATCATTGTACCCGTGCAAATATAAGATACTGAAGCAGTCAAGGAGAGCCTGTGCATGCCTAGGGGAGAAAGGTGCAAAGAGAAAGTGCAAAGGGAGGAAGATTGTGGCAGCTGGGGGGTGATGGGGGTCGGGAGGAATTTTTGTTACCTGTTCTGGTTCTTATCTGTTCCCAATAAAGCTTCCCAGTTCGGCCCGGTGCCGTTTCTTGTTGGGCAGTGGGGAAGGACTTGGGGGCGACCGCGATTGTCGGGGGCAGAAGCCGGGGatggatcgggaatggggaccccCGTGTGTTCCCCCCGTGTCACCCCGCTCTGGGGGGGCCTTGGGAGGCAGCTGAACCCCACCCCGGCACCCAGCGAAGCCCAAAAggcgccgggaccccccggAGAGGAAGGAGCGGGAGAAGGGcggagagaagaggagaagcaggCGGGATTAGGAAGGcggaggagcgggaggagccGGGCTGGAGGCGGAGGcgggggaggaggagcgggaggaagaggagcgagagaggaagaggaggagcaggaagaggaaaagcagcaggggaagctTGGGGTCGGCGGCCGCTGTGTCCGCCGCGGCGCCGGGAGCATCCCGCAGGtgagcggggagggggagctcggcCCAAATCCCTCGGGGGTTGCCCCAAAGCTTGGGGTCGCCGTCGTTTTCAGGCTCGGGCAGGAAGGGGCGGGTGAGCAGCAGGGCCTCGGGGTAGGGCACGTCCGGGGCGGCTCTGGGGGTGCGCCCCCGCTCTCGGGGGGcttctggctcagcagcagcagcagcagcgtcgTGAGGGTGCGGCCGGAGCCCTCGGAGGTGAGCTGGGCGGGCGCCCGGGTCGGGGGGTTTAGGGGAGGGTGTTTGGGGGAGGCTCGGGAGGTTGTGGGGGTGTTTCTGTGGGGattgaggggttttgggggtgatTTTTAGGTGTAACTGGGTTCCTTTTGGTGGTGACTTAAAGGGGGTGTGGGGGTTAGTGGCGATTTTAGTGGTTGGAGGAGGGCTtatgggggtttggggtggtttttggtgTCTGACAATGTGGCAGTGCCCATAGATTGGAATTGATCCCTTTCTGGCcggtctttttttttgtgtggatCAGTACTTGGCAGGCCTGTTTGCCTTGTTTGGATCAATTTCTGGCATCCCTTTTGGAGTTATTATTTGGCATCCGCATTGCCTTTAATAGCTCTCTTTCTGGCAGCCCTCATTTGAATCACTTTGGCAGCCCCCTGAAGTCACTATTTTGCAGCCCCCGTTGACTATGATAGATCCCTTTCTGGCAGCCCCCCCAGACTCTTTATTTGGCACCTCATTGCTTGTAACGGGTccttttttggggttggggtacctgaaggagcagccccagtgtGCTGGGGTGTTTGCGGTTGTTTGGGGAGGTTTGTGGTACGTGCAGGACCAGCCCCAGCGCGTTGTGGTGTCTCGGGGTGCAGAgcacctttttcccctcacgtttcccgcccttttttcccctcacgtttcccgctctttttcccctcacgtttcccgccctttcccctcacgtttcccgctctttttcccctcacgtttcccgcccttttttcccctcacgtttcccgcccttttttcccctcacgtttcccgctcttttttcccctcacgtttcccgcccttttttcccttcacgTTTCCCgcccattttcccctcacatttcccgccttttctccccctcacgtttcccacccttttttccctcagaagctcaccccaaatccctcgaGGGGTCCCTAAGCAGCGTTTTCCTTTGGGGGATGTTTGGAGCTTGCAGCTTCCAGAATGGAGCCCCAAATCTCTTTGTGGGTCCCTGGCAGGGTTTCATTTTGGCACGGGGACGATGTTTGGAACCTTTGGGACTCCAAAGCTGAGCCGCAAATGGCGCtttgggggatattttgggggcTCCGTGCCGGTGCCGGGGTGGGAGGGGGACATCGGTCTTGAGGTCCCCCAGGAGAGCGGTGGAGGGGAACGCCGGGAGCCCCGGGAtggggtgaggggagaggggcgATCCCGGAGCTGGGGGACCCCCGGCAGCCCGGAGAGGGGGAGAGCCTGGATAAGGGAGGACCCCTGGGATTGCTGGAAGCCCAGAGCAGAGAACCCGGGGAGAAGGGACccctgggagccccaaaacccccggATCATCCCTGAGCGGGACCGCGGAGAGGGGGAAGCCCAGGAGCCGTGGGACCCCGATGAGGCCAGGGAAAGGAGAGTCCCAGGACCGCAAAGTGGAGAGATCAGAGAGGGGCAACTGGTGGGAGGGTTTTTGGGCTGAATCGtgatggtttggggttttcatgGACACAAAAGCCCCGGAGACTCCCGGAGATGGACCTGGTCAGGAGGAACCCGCAGCCCAAGGCACTCAGCCCTTGtttttcccccagcccaggatttgtcattcccaaggcatggccagatggaggaggaggaaaagccccagAGATCCCCCccgaggaggggctgcaaacgcagcccagagagatccaaggaggaaagagccCCCCTGGGCCAGGAAGGCGTCCGGAGatccaggcagagctcagaggtggggggagaaggctcagggtggggagcagccccacaagtgcttggagtgtgggaagggcttcaggtGGATCTGCAAGCTGAGGaaacaccagaggatccacaccgAAGACTGGCCCCACAAGTGCttggagtgtgggaagaggttcGGAAATAACTCCCAGCTGAGCCAGCATCAGAGGATgcacactggggaaaagccctacaagtgtgggga
This sequence is a window from Corvus moneduloides isolate bCorMon1 unplaced genomic scaffold, bCorMon1.pri scaffold_118_arrow_ctg1, whole genome shotgun sequence. Protein-coding genes within it:
- the LOC116438807 gene encoding zinc finger protein 501-like — encoded protein: MEEEEKPQRSPPRRGCKRSPERSKEERAPLGQEGVRRSRQSSEVGEKAQGGEQPHKCLECGKGFRWICKLRKHQRIHTEDWPHKCLECGKRFGNNSQLSQHQRMHTGEKPYKCGECGKSFSSSSNLVIHQRIHTGERPYECGECGKSFSYSSSLVSHQRIHTGERPYECGECGKSFSYSSSLTEHQRIHTGERPYECGECGKSFRYSSSLTEHQRIHTGERPYECGECGKSFRDSSSLTEHQSIHTGERPYECGECGKSFGISSKLLRHQRIHSGEKPYECGECGMSFGQSTRLRIHQRIHTGERPYKCGECGKSFRTSAHLREHQRIHTGEKPYKCSECGKSFRLSSNWVTHQRIHTGEKPYKCLECGMGFRDSSKLLGHQSTHTGEWPHNCWECGKGFSYKCQLIKHRRIHTG